AAATTAAATTAGTTAATGTGGCACGGTCTAGGCAGTTTTGTAGTACAATGTTTTCTCAGTGGTTAGGTGAATTCTTTGAGTATTAGGTTGATACAGTGACACATCACTCACTTTTAACAGCAGCTTCTGCATTTTGGCGCATAGGGTTATAAGGGAGGAACTCAACATTGTTGAGTCAATGTAGCCATTATTTTTATGCCCATTTCAGGGACAGGGAGGAATTTGGACTCATCTGCCTAGCAAGTGTATATGAAAAGGTAGTTTTCAGAAAACTCAGAAGAATTGCAGGATTCAGAGAGATTGGAGGTTAGAAGTTAGGGTTAGAGGTctatatttacagaaaacaggaaCTTTAACATCTTCAGGAGCTTATTAAAAGGTGAAGGGAGTTAGCACTgttaaagaaaattcaagtcaTTTTATGCCTTAAAACAAGTTCTAAACAGCTCTGTGTCCATTATGCCGGTAATAGTAGTCTGAGGATCAGGATTACACCTTGAGTGCTTTTTGCACTTGCTATTCCATACtgatttaattaaagaaaaataattacattgtAATAGAAATAACTTTCGACAGAACTGGAATTATTTTGGTGAATTTATTAATTGTCAGTTGTGAGTGCATTTTGTGACAAATCACAAACATGCCTGTGAAGGcagtattttaaattcatttgacCATTCCAAAGTTTATTCAGTTGGCCTGCCATCCCACTTCTCCTACTGATCTACTTTTTTTAGAATGAAGACTGTAGAGGTGATACTTTTGTCTTGAGTTGTCCATCTGGTCTCTGTTACCTCTGGCAACATTTCACTGATGCTATTGTCCCTCCACCAATGTGTTAAACCTGTTGGGAAGTATCTGTGTTGGCTCTAGGTTTTTTTCAGGACACCACCAATGCACCTCATCAGGGGCCTAGTAGAAGGTGTTCGGGATACAGGAAAATTAGGGAAAAGTGTGGAGCATAAAAGACAGCAAGAAACCTGTGATAAAATTTGTCTAGGTAACTTTAAGAGGCAGAATTATACAGTGTTTAGTTGCAAGATATGatgcaaggaaaaaagtaataagAAGAACAAGGAAAAGGCAGGCATTACAGACTTTGACAAAAATATGCAggttcatagaatcatagaatcatttggCTTGGGAGTGATCTCTATCTCATTCCAACCACCCAGCAGTGTGCAAGGATGCAACTCATTAGATCAAGTTGCTCAGGACCCCATCCAGCCCAGTATTGAATACTTCACTGGAGGGGGCAGTGGAGCAGTTCCAAGAcggggctctgaggggctgaTCACCAATCTCCACGTGGACACAGAGCTGTTGACccctcctctccagctgcatcCATCCAGCCAGTTCCTTACCCACTGAGTGGACCGTCCATCAAATCCATCTGTCTCAAATTTGGAGATAAGGATGTCGTGTGGAACCCATATTGAATGCCTTCCACATCTAGATTGATGACATCTGTTAGTCTTCTCTTGTTGACCATTGCTGTCACTCTGTCATAGAAGGCCACCAGATGGGTCAGGCACAATTGCTGGCTGCCTTGTGTCACCTCCTTGTCTTGTAGGTGCCTTAGCATGTCTTCTGAAAGGATCTGCTCCATGATCTTGCCAACCACACAGATGGGGCTTACTGGTCTCCAGTTCCCCAGGTCatcctttctcccctttttaaAATGGGAGCagtatttccctttttccagtcacTGGGGACTTCACCTAACTGCCGTGACTTCAGGTACAGTGGACAGTGGTTTGGCAACGTGAGCCAGTTATCTTAGAATTCTGTAATGTGGATCTTCAGATGCCATAGACCTGCTGCTGTTCAGCTTCCTCCAGTGATTCTGCACCTGCTCTTTGCTGACAGTGGGAGGGAGTTTGCTTCCCCATACAAGAGTCTAGAGGATCAGGGACTAGAGAGAATTCGGAAGGAGGCCTGACTGCCATTGAGGACTGAGACAACAAACTCAGTACTTCATCCTTTTCCATGTCAGTTGCCACCAATTCTTGTTAATTAAGGAGCATACACTCTCCTTGCTCTTTTTTTGTGACCTATGTACTTACACAGtcccttctctttattttttgcaCCTCTTAGCAAGTCCTGTCCAGCTATGCCTTGGCTTTTCCATTCTTTGGAGGTTTTTTACTTGCTTAATGTTTCATGTAACACCTTCAGCAATTTCTTTGTTTGAGTATCGGAAAAGTATGATAAATTTCAACAAGATGCAGGACTGGAATCATGCTGAAAAACTGACAGATAAAACAGTCGTCACTGATTCTATGGCCATTGAGTTCTTGCAAGGTTGCCTGAAATTAAGGAGTACCTGTATTATTTAGGGCTGTATTTCTGCTGTAATACAAACTTTGCCTGTAGTTTGAAGTGTGCAAGGCAGGAGAGGCccagaaacataatttttatgTTGTATTATCATTTAAATATGACTTCTCAAAATAAGTTTATCATTAACAAAGCTGTTGACCTGCTTTGGAGGATTTCAAGAGGTAGGCTGTGTAATAGGATTTTggttattctttttcctttggtttgaTAATCCTAATGCTACTGCAGACTGAATCTCAGCTCAAGCTCTgggaaaaagatttaaaatgcTAGAGAAGAAAATTTTGGCCCAGTGGAAAAACTTACTCAAAAGATATAGATGTTCCTTCTTTCTTACACTAGATAGTCAAAAACATTATCTTTCAATATAGAAATTTCAGTTTGTTCTAGCTGCAGAATTTGAATAGCATTAGCAAGTTTACAATAGTGTTAAAGTGTTCATTTACATAAATCAAGGATTTGTCAAGAGTAGATAGTTTGAAGCTAATCTAATAATTCTGGTATTGGAGTACTTGCCATGGAAAGCCTGATTTCAGCTTTCTCACATGACTGTACAGTCAGTTATTGGGGTTAGATCATGGGCTCCAGATACCTACTAAAAGGTGGGTGTATAATTAGGGAACTGGGATAGAGAGGGGTATAGTCTTAAAATTCATACACATCATGTTGCTTCAGTGAAATCATGCAGATAGAAAAATAGAGTGTAGTTCAGCAAGGGTTGACAAacgtttttgttttctttagatTGAAATACTCAATTTCATAATATGGAGATTGACTATCAGACCCTACAGTAAAACAAGCAAGCAGACAAGTAGTGGGGTAATTGTCATGAGGTAGCACTTCTCTTGTGTGATGCCCAGAAGACAACATGTTCATGAGACAGAAAGTggtttttcttgtagccatcTCCAGTAATGCCTTAGCTTTTTCTTAGATGACAGGGTCTTCAAAAGTGCTAGTTTATGTGAATGCTGTATTTATTTGGTTGTCCTTAAAAGTTTGTTTCCCCAGTTCCTTTGCATTTCCCCAGTGTCGCAGACCAGGGAGAAAGTTCAGGTCAACCGTTCACAGTTGGAAAAGCGCTCTAAAACAAGCAAGCACATGGTCAGGGAGGGTGTAAGAGGGAGTGCAGACCTAGAGGTTGAGACGAAGGTCACTGAGCACACATGTCATGTTCTGGGAGAGACTGCCAGTTCCATGGTAGTCAGCTTACCACCAGAGGTAGAAAAGAGGTTGTCAagagtggggagggaggaattCTCATATAGTTTCATCTTTCTTCACAGAACAGTGGCAAAGGGCTTGTACTGATAGAGATGGAATTGAAGAAAGCTGGCTTTCTAAGAAAGAACCTCTTGGAATTCTGGCATTAGCTGGCGTTTTCTTTTACTTCCAGTTGTTAGAAGCATTTTCAACTGGTACTCTGAGGTTCCTTGGTAGGAAGCTGTTTTTTGCAGATATGAATATATTTTCTGGCAATCTTCTGTCTTGCTTTTTTAGAAGAGATGTTCTGGTTCAGGTAAGGAGTAAtgctggaaataattttgttccCTTTGTACAGGGAATTAAAATGCATAATTAAGATGTTCCCCTGTAAATTTGtagcttttaaatatttcagataaaTAATTGTATTCTTCCAAGGTCTCAGTTGAGCATAAATGTGTATAGTATTAATTACAGCTGAATAAagtaatttctgtaatttctgagCCTTATGTTCTTGATAGACTTACAAATTCTgaagttcaaaagtttaaagcaCTAAGCTCAGTTCtgtgaagaaaggaaggaaaagctgttCTTATGGTTTAAAGTGCAGATCTGGATATGGAGTTTTAGCCCCCTTAAGAGTGCTGTGTTTGCACTGTTACTTAATACTGCACTTCAGTTTGCTGATCTCTAAACGGAAGGCAATGCTGGTATCTTTTGGCAAGATTTAGAAAAACATGATGATTATCTGGGGCAGAAGATACTGTTTGCATTGTATTTGCTCCAATTTCTTTTAGAACAGATGCCCCCCCCAAAGAGTTATATACCTAGTGTTGTGTGTTTCCATTATTTCCTTTATGGGAGGCTGTGGCTTTTGTGCTGCAATATCTAAAAGAAGGACTTCTACCTATGAAAGTTGTTTTGCATCAGCTGGTCTTATTAAGTGATGTAAGTAGCTTAGGAGAAGAGGTTAAAAGCAAGAGTATACCATAAGACTATTAAGATTACTTCCAAAAGTCTTTAGAAGTAAATGAAGAGGGTAGTTTTAAACTCTTTGCATAGTTAAAGCTCTGGAGGAGAAGCAGTGTGAGGAAAGAGGTTAAGGGCTGTGAAAAGAACCAAACCAGTGGCTCtaacagagaaagcaaagcatAGTGAAAGCTTTGTCTGGAAGCCAAACTTGCATTTCTCTCCAGAAATGAATTTTGAAGTTTAAAAGCACTCAGAATTAAGAGACAATTCACAGGAGCCGGAAGTGTTAAAAACAGAGCTACAGTTGGCAATTTAAGTATCTACCAGAGTTGTTATGAAAAGAGTTCATAGTTACGTTTCTAGGAGTTCTTCAGTAGTAAAATCAAGGAACCTGATTATGGacacatatttttatatttcaccAGCTCTAGGACTTTAAACATAATAGTATGGTTGATTTTCTCTCATGGAAAATCAAGGTGCAAAtcaagtttgggttttttctttttaagcaaCTCACCTACCTCCTGACACCCACAATCCACTGGGTAAAGAAGTAAAATTCTTAAAGCTAATAGCAGTGTAGTTTGTGCCTCCTCTAAATAGTATTTATTGCTAACCCTTTTAAGATTCTTAAACCACTGCTTATTTCATATCAgaagtggtttgggtttttttcccactcaGCTTGTGGGTAGGTTTCTGAAAAACCTTTTCACAGTTTGGAAGAAgtattaatttgttttctgcaggaATGCCAAGATGCTTTTCAGCACATAGCACAAAAGGTTCAGTGGtagttcttttttcctctgtattcTTAAACCATTACCACAATGGCTGAAATCCCAAAGAAGGGATTACCTTAATGCAGAAGCAGTAGTGGTAACTTCCTTCACTATACTGGTTGATAATTGTGTGTGCATTTTGTTTCAGGTTCTCCTTGATGAACTTTCATCCACTAAATATTGGGTATCCATGCATGTCTCGGACCATAGTGGATTTCATTACCGCCAGTTCTTGCTCAATTCCTTGATACGCAGAACGGTGACTGACAAGAACATACTGGTACAAAAGCAAGTGGTTAATGAACAAAACCCTAGCCCtcagaaggaggaagagagtgCAGGGACAGAAGCTGCCTGTGCAGAGGAGCAAAGTGTGGATCTCCCCGGCTGTTTAGATGAAGAGATGGAACTCTGCAGTGAACTGATTGATAATTACCCAGGGCATGAAACCTTGTGGTGTCATAGGTAAGAGGCCTTGATCAAAAGAATTTGCTTCTGATTTGTGGATGATTCTTCACATGGTATTTCcaaattgttttggttttaggaAGTACCACTCAATAAAAGATTTTTGAACTACTATGTATTAAATGTTTGGAAAATGTTCAAGAGCATAATCAGAGCTGTTGTGTGGGAAATTTGATTTGGCTTAAATATCTTGATGTGTATGCTCCACTTGTCCCTGTAATTTGTGCAAGAGACAGAAGATGCTGGTTATGAACTGCTTCACACTTTAAATGTTGAAACAACACACAATGAACAAAATGCAACAGAAGATTGGGTgcagaaaatgtttgctttaCCAGCCGGGTGCAGGTTCCTGACTAGGTGACAGGAGATTTGCCAAAGGTGGAGACCTTTCTAGTACAGTGTGCGCAGAGAAGCAGATTTTGTGTCTGTGAGGGAAGTCTGGTGGGATGGCAAATGAATTGCAGtagttcagcagcagcaggttatTTTCAGTGCAtgactttcttttcttcttttcttcttttcttttcctttgaagaaGGTGTGTATTCTACCTTCAGCAGCACTTAAGCAACAAACTTCCTCTTGTGAATACGTCGGTATCATCTGTGGACAGCAGTGATGAAAGTCTGAATAATTCCCACCACAGTCCTGCAACAAGTCACTTGGCACAAGCTATGGATGTTGATGGTTTGAATGAATCCAGCAGCAAACACGGTTATACCCAAGAAACAAAACGCCTGAAGCGTGCTCCTGTGCAGGACTCTCTAGGTCCAGAAATGGAATACCAGTTTGTTGATAAAGTATTATCAACTTGTAGGGATGTGGACCAAGCCAGGTTTGCTACTGCTTATAGAAAATGGTTAGTTACTTTTTTAGGTCAGTGAAGGAAACATTGAAAGCTTTCAGGGTTCTTCTCTTAGTGCAATATTCTCTTTTCAGACACAAATGCATGTCTTGGTTGCAAGTGTTAGCTAActctgtgtttctctttcttttgacGGTCAGTCCTAAAGCTAAATTTCAGAGTAGACATCTGTCATTTTATTAGAGAACTGGCATATGTTTTTATTAAGCAAATGCAGTTTGTTACTTAATCTCTCAAAGAAATCACTCTTTCCAGCTTCCTaccatgactttttttttaacttctgcaTTAAGGTGGACTCTGAATcatttgactttaaaaaaaaaaggtaaaagaaaaaagtttgaaaTGCTTGTGAAACAGAGTGTCTAAAAAAGTGGGAGAATCTGTCACTATCAGCTAAATCTGTTCCCAGTTTGTTCCTGTATGGCATCATGCTAATATCTTATGGGATCCAGACTATATTTGGTGAGTGCTATTATTTTTGTATAGCAGTCTTTGGTAGAACACCAGAATATAGTATTTCTTTCTGAAGGCTTCAGTAACAGTTTTGGAGCTGTGATACCTTTTACTGTTTTAaattggttttttgtttgcttattaaTTGTCATGTTAGCTTCATAGGAAGGTCTATAAGGCTGATAAGCAGATACAGGAAAATGTGGCAGAAAATAGTTCAAACGCATGTTCAGCCACAGCTAGAGCTGTATTTGGCTGTATTTGTGAattgttttcttaaaacagACTATCTTCATTTCTtacttgttttttatttatttattttatctcaACAATCCAGATTTAATCACATGTGATACATATTTCTGAATGTCCTTTTTACACTACAGATTCTCACCCTGCCAAATCACACATTGGTAACTTGTATTTAATCAAGACCCTACAAGTCCAGTATTGGATGGAGTAAAAAGTAGCTCTTCCAACTGATGATTGAGACtatacagttaaaaaaaaaaaaacagtgacagCAACGAGGGAGCTAACCCTTcccttctggatttttttttaagagcttcAGTCTGTGTTGTTTTGgactttttttgcatttttactcCTAAAGAAGAGCTCTACTCCAGCCATACATCTGTGTTTACATAACTGTAAATTTTAAGGGAATTCGAAATCAATTATGAATAGTATATTTTGTAATTTCCTTAGAATTTGTCtgtaaaagggattttttacaCTAGTAGAGTTGTGCTGGTACACAGACCCAGGGAAAACATTCTACAACTATAGAAGTCCATACAATGGCAACATTGCCTCTTTTAAAAGCAGACTGTTCTCTGGAGGGATTAGATTTTCAAGTTCGTTTCCTTGCcataattgttttatttatcttcTGCCCCATATGCCTCTTGACCAAAAATTTCAAGATGCTGTTTCTGTGTGGCAGAGAGAAACaatgagggaggaaaaaacacaGGTAGCCTGCTCAAAAGATGTCACTTTGACTAAAAAAAGCACTCAAAATGTGAAGTTTCTGCACTTCTAAGAAGCTTGATGAATGGCATTTACTCTTGCATTTCAATATGAAAACAGACCACCTCCAGTCTTTGAGAGTATGTTCATGATTCATTTCAGGCACAAAGTAGCTACAAATGACATTTCTAAATGTACACTGTTCTGTTTACAGTACATAAATAAGACTGATCTaggctggagcatctccctATCAAAGCTTTGTTCCAGAGGGCATCCACACCTGCCTCTCCGAAGCTATGCAAGTATTACGTGCATACGTTAGCTTTGAGGTGCTGTGGGATGCTCTGGTGGTTTCGTTGATGATTTTAGTTGCAGAAAACATAGCTGTTGTCTGAAGGAGGTATGGGATTGGCTTGAGAGCACAGTTTTGTCATAAGCTGTTGCCTCAATGATCACTGACACATGGGTAGGTTCAAGTACAAGCATGAGTCTGAACTTGAGAACTTAACTTGAGCAAAAGCTTTTACACATCCCAGGAGACCTGATGTTTAGTGAATGTGGACAATGCATTAAAGTATGTAGAAGCCTGAGTCAGCTTGAATAACAGTATCCCAATAATGACTCGTATGAGCCTGGAAAGTGTGAAATCAAGAGGGCAGTGTATTAAAGATCAGGTTCTTGGTCTTACATTACTTAGTAATGTatttgtgtgttctgtttaCCTTGGCAAAATTTTCCTgtttatgagaaaaatattaGTGATAGGAGCAATCTTGGAAGTGGGAGCATGATGAGAAACATTTCTTGAACTGTGGAAGGAAAGAGATTCTCTCTTCTTGTACTGGAAAGACTGAggctttcagaagaaaatactaATATTGGAATCTGACTTGAAATTCATTATATAGTTCTTCCAGACTATAATCTGGAGATTCAGTTAGCATCCTCAGAGCTGTTCTGtggaatttctgtgcttttgaaCTTGACATCATAAACATTTAAGCAGATGCCCTCATGTACATGTGTATAGTTCCTGTTCATGTCAGCACAAGTGATGTGTTTTTGTAGGATGACAAGATTTGGTCACGTGTAACTGAATAGAGTTACGTTGAATTTTAGTACTtggaaaaatattctgaaaactCTGATTAGAGATGGTGCTGATATTCTTACTGCTTTTGTAAAACACTGATGGCTGTAGCATAATTGATAAGTATGGCTTTTTAAAGTCTGCACCTCATGGAAATATTCCCCTgcactctttttttaaaatccagttaGAATAGTTACATTTAGAAATGTTTGCAGACCTGAAAAGTTAATAGTGAAATTGAAACAAGTCATATCTTTCTGTTTGAaggaaatgcaaacaataaGTTATTAAGTTtgagctttaattttttaacagtaacagtatatattatattaaggATAATAATATCCAAATTGCTTCAAACTATCAATGTCCAGAAGCCTCATGCACGAAACTATTTAAGAGGTACTTCTAACATACTGCATTAAGCTCAAACTGATGTGAAATTGTGGAATATGATCTTTGCAGTATACCTGTCTAACCACTTGGTGTTACTGCAGAGTCCCCTTTGGGCACTACTTGAAAAATAGAAAGTGGCTTTAGGCCATTGGTAGTTAATGTACTGAGCATGGCTACTTTACGTAAGGCATTTCAGctgttttgtgtttcagagATCAGAGACTAATAATTTAGTCAGTGAACATTCCTGCAGAGAAAATGTCCAGCAGAAACTGCAGAATTCAAGGCTCTCACTCTCTGAAATTTCTTCAAATATAAAATCAAACTTTGTACATCTTTAAACATCTTAGTGTAAAGTTCAGCATCTTTCCTAATTTTCTATTGCTGTAGTATGTGTGATTTTAATTGATTCTTTTTGTTCACTGGATTAGTCTTTGTAGAAATTTGTTTGTACTAGAAACAAAGGGTTTCGAGGaacaaaagtaatttgaaaCTACAGAATTTGGAATAGAAGGAACCACGTTTTAAAGTGGTAAATTCTCAGCTGGTAAATACAGTAACTGTTATTTCACTGGCATTTTGTTTGTCTTGTGTGTTACAGTCACTGGAGAAACACGCAGCATTAAATACAGCTACAATAACAAACTTGTATGAAGTCATTGGAACGCATTGTTATAGCTGCTCTAATTGATAATGTACTCATGTCTGcatatttgtgttttattgACTGCTTACATATTCTTTATACAACAAAATCCATGTGTTATTTAAATAGGGGGATAAATAACTTGTCTGTTTATACTATTTGATTAATTACCTTGTATGTAACTTGCTTTAAGACAAATAAGCAAAGTGATAATATAGTGAGAAAGCTTAGATTTTTGTCTTATAATGAAAATTTCTGGCATTTCCAGTTTTATTCTAGTGCTGCTTAATTAGAATGTGTAGCTAGACTTTATGGATGGGAGTGATTTTTTTGCTAAGTAGATAgctaatgaatttttaaaacagtaCTGTATAATATTGATGAACAGAAAGAAGGGGTTTTGGAAAAGTTTGTCTGCATAAACAGACTCAAAAAGCATACTTTTTTCAAGAACATATACACTGAGCAAAACGTGAGTACCAgagaataatttaggttgggAATCTTCAGAGATTTGATGATTAAATTTTTGGACAAGTTGTTGTTTTcttagttttgttttgccttctGTATGGGAAGagtgctttttggtttttttttaaatcaagtaGGAGGTGAACCATTGCACTTACCATATGTGGAGAAAAACCCACAACTGCTGAATTGCATCTCATGGAGCAGTTTTGGAAAAAGCAATGAACTGACACTGAAACATAGATGTCACTTCAAAATGCATCTTTGCACTTATTGAGTGATGAGATATATGTGATTAGATCTTACTATTTTATCAGTGTTAGATACAAAGAATAGGGTGTAACTCACCAATTCTCAAATGCACTTAACATTCAAGTTACTATCGAAGGAAGTTTAGTGTCCCTGTCTATGATATTTTCCTTGTGTACTCAGAGGTATGTTTCTTTTCAGCCTCTTCTCTGTTCTTCCAACCAGCAAAGAAGAATGTAGCAAAGCATTAGTGAGGTGGCCTAATTTTGTGTTTGAGTAACTCTGACTACCTCCCAAAAAGTACTTTGACTGATGTCCGTAAGTGGAGTTCATCAGGCTCAGTTATTTCAGAACCTCATGCTAGGCCTATATGCTCTTTCAGATGTGAAAAGCAAGAGGTTTATCAATGAATCTATCAAGCTTTCCAGGGACAGTTTGaaagagaatggaaaaaatactgTAGTAAAGTTGGGAAAACTAGAATTAGCATAAATCttcatttgcctttttctctgaagaagCAACTGTGTTGCTGAAAAATGGAGGAAATATGCTTCCAGGGAATTCCGTATATTATGCTTTTGAACTGCAGATCTGACACTTCCTAGTGGCTTTTGCTTAATGTGTAATGTTACTTCTCAGGGCATAGTCTATTATAGTGAATTAGGGTGCATTTTTACAGTTTATAATTATTGattaaaaaggaacaaaagatAAACATGTCACTGGCTtttaattacttatttttttatctagcatattattttataattactcACATGCCAACACTGTACCCAGTAATCTCAtctgcttcttctgcttcttACTGTTATTCTGTTGAATTGCTGTTGCAGTCTTGCAGGAAGCTCCTGATAGTTGTTGGATTTATTCTCTGAGGTTCCTAGTAGTATTCACTAAAGTAATTAGTATCTCAAAGTATGTTGTAATAATGGGGAAGCTTTTTGATGCACCATAGGTCTTAGATTCAGTATTTAAAAGCCTTTTGTTAGGATTCTGAATGCTAAATCTTTTTTGATAGCTGTCAGACTCTTACATGCAACTGAGTTattctggaaaacagaagtcTTAACTGAAGTCACATTCATTAAATATCTTTATCTGCTCCATCTGGAGCCTGCTGTTCATCCTACTGTATAGACAGAGGTGGGAAGAACCCACTGTGAGGTGCATATTTTCTTCATGAGACATTTTCTGAATGGAATATAATTATGGTTAAACAAAGAGCTTTTCTTGGATGAGGTACACCTGTCTGTTCATTGTGAATAAAGTTACGAAATTGGTACATCATTAATATGGTAAGATTTGCTGAATGGCTGCATGCAATGAGataaaagaaatgtgtttttcttaatctgctgttaaaaaaaatcacataatgATACGAGGTACCAGAATTTGTttttagaaagcaaaatgtACCTATTGTGTTCATTCCCTTTTGtatcagtttttcttttttggagtAGCTGCATTTAAAACTGAAAGGTGTACTTGGGAACACTCTTAACTTCATATAATCTCATTTCTTTCATATAATCAAAATAATAGATGTCTTAAATGTTTTGAAGTAGCTTTAAGATCCAAGGTAGTGACAGCACTACAGTGTTCAAGTGAGCCAATAAACTCTAATTTTGTATCATCATTGTGTTCATCAGTACTATTCTATGTagggaaatgtttattttatcaagatttgtgcaaaaatatttaattctcaTAGCTTTCTTATTAGGGGGATATACAACTAGTTTTGAACAtaatattttgcaatatttttactATGAAAACTTCTCAAATGCACAGTTGTCaccattttaaattttatgtagATTTTCAAGATGAATTAGATAAATCATAAATTTTGTAGCAGAAAGACTAAAATTATGACAGGATAGTAAGACACTGAAAAGTAATCTGCTAAATGACCAGTCTTCTACAGGATAGTGAATGTAAAGCATTGTTTTTAAGTGGTCTTACTTCATCATAGGATGAATTCCTGTCAGATGGGgattattgtcttttttttttttttggggtaaaCAGTAGAGAATTTATCTGTGAATAAATtatctatatttattttcccaCAATAAATGTGCATGTATGTGTGAATGGATGGATGGCAGAACCGTATTTATGTCCTGTGAATGCTGCAGAAATCATCCACATTTGGCTTCCTGTTGGCTTCCTGTCCTGAGTCTGAGTCTAGCAGGTCAGTGCCAGGTTGTCTGCTGAAAGCAGTGAGATCTGTTGCTTCCTCTCTCTGTCTTAATCTGC
This genomic window from Zonotrichia leucophrys gambelii isolate GWCS_2022_RI chromosome Z, RI_Zleu_2.0, whole genome shotgun sequence contains:
- the PTAR1 gene encoding protein prenyltransferase alpha subunit repeat-containing protein 1 isoform X1, coding for MAESPEEVAVLVQRVVKDIRNAFHRNPHIDEIGLIPCPEARYNRSPIVLVENKLGVESWCVKFLLPYVHNKLLLYRQRKQWLNKDELIDITCTLLLLNPDFTTAWNVRKELILSGTLNPLKDLHLGKLALTKFPKSPETWIHRRWVLQQLIQENSLPSLATKGNLGAAPVERIHRLVQEEMNVCSEAAGRYPSNYNAWSHRIWVLQHLAKLTVKVLLDELSSTKYWVSMHVSDHSGFHYRQFLLNSLIRRTVTDKNILVQKQVVNEQNPSPQKEEESAGTEAACAEEQSVDLPGCLDEEMELCSELIDNYPGHETLWCHRRCVFYLQQHLSNKLPLVNTSVSSVDSSDESLNNSHHSPATSHLAQAMDVDGLNESSSKHGYTQETKRLKRAPVQDSLGPEMEYQFVDKVLSTCRDVDQARFATAYRKWLVTFLGQ
- the PTAR1 gene encoding protein prenyltransferase alpha subunit repeat-containing protein 1 isoform X2 encodes the protein MAESPEEVAVLVQRVVKDIRNAFHRNPHIDEIGLIPCPEARYNRSPIVLVENKLGVESWCVKFLLPYVHNKLLLYRQRKQWLNKDELIDITCTLLLLNPDFTTAWNVRKELILSGTLNPLKDLHLGKLALTKFPKSPETWIHRRWVLQQLIQENSLPSLATKGNLGAAPVERIHRLVQEEMNVCSEAAGRYPSNYNAWSHRIWVLQHLAKLTVKVLLDELSSTKYWVSMHVSDHSGFHYRQFLLNSLIRRTVTDKNILVQKQVVNEQNPSPQKEEESAGTEAACAEEQSVDLPGCLDEEMELCSELIDNYPGHETLWCHRCVFYLQQHLSNKLPLVNTSVSSVDSSDESLNNSHHSPATSHLAQAMDVDGLNESSSKHGYTQETKRLKRAPVQDSLGPEMEYQFVDKVLSTCRDVDQARFATAYRKWLVTFLGQ